The Trichoplusia ni isolate ovarian cell line Hi5 chromosome 25, tn1, whole genome shotgun sequence genome includes a region encoding these proteins:
- the LOC113505237 gene encoding uncharacterized protein LOC113505237 has translation MLAFYREGQFEVVGKQQTIRVLDYFWQRGPSHGSSRTSGGPAKNADVYTPAYSKVWPYTGPPSGRTHCADGKTLLLSAGHKGPLHSGSQGPIAQWVSRRRALWRERPLRSSRLGCSPGCTTGRRGRGREEAREAITQHWADDLASATFGRRTLDAIGPVLKDWLDRRHGCLSLRLVQVLSGHGCFGSYLHRIGREETPQCHHCEAAVDTAEHTLEVCPSWDAPHRTLMSAVGDDLSLPSVIAAMLGSAEAWEAVASFCEVVMSQKKAAERMREDDPLAAPFRRRRRGGRR, from the exons ATGCTTGCTTTTTACCGCGAGGGACAATTTGAGGTCGTCggcaaacaacaaacaatacgCGTCTTGGACTACTTCTGGCAG CGGGGGCCCTCTCATGGCTCCTCCCGAACATCGGGAGGCCCGGCGAAAAATGCCGACGTCTATACGCCGGCATACTCAAAAGTATGGCCCTATACGGGGCCTCCATCTGGGCGGACTCACTGTGCAGACGGGAAAACGCTGCTGCTATCCGCAGGACACAAAGGGCCATTGCACAGCGGGTCGCAAGGGCCTATCGCACAGTGGGTTTCGCGGCGGCGTGCGCTCTGGCGGGAACGCCCCCTTAGGAGCTCGAGGCTTGGGTGCTCGCCAGGGTGTACGACTGGACGGCGGGGCAGAGGGCGCGAGGAGGCGAGGGAGGCAATAACTCAGCACTGGGCCGATGATCTCGCCTCTGCAACGTTCGGCCGCCGGACGCTAGACGCCATCGGGCCCGTCCTCAAGGATTGGCTCGATCGGCGACATGGTTGCCTCTCCCTGCGTCTGGTGCAGGTGCTGTCCGGGCATGGTTGTTTCGGATCGTACCTGCACCGGATTGGGAGGGAGGAGACTCCGCAGTGCCACCACTGCGAGGCCGCGGTGGACACAGCCGAGCACACCTTGGAGGTGTGTCCATCGTGGGACGCACCCCACCGCACCCTGATGTCAGCGGTCGGAGACGACCTCTCACTCCCCAGCGTGATTGCTGCCATGCTGGGGAGTGCGGAGGCATGGGAAGCGGTAGCCTCCTTCTGTGAGGTCGTCATGTCACAAAAGAAGGCAGCGGAGCGCATGCGGGAGGACGACCCTCTCGCGGCGCCGTTCCGCAGACGAAGAAGGGGCGGAAGACGGTGA